One Cellulomonas taurus genomic region harbors:
- the lgt gene encoding prolipoprotein diacylglyceryl transferase has product MILSIPSPSQAVWHLGPLPLRAYALSILVGIVVAVLLTQRRWKERGGDPDEVLEIVFWAVPFGIVGGRIYHVITSPDQYFGAGGDPWKAFAIWEGGLGIWGAVALGAVGAYIGCRRMKVSFPVFADALAPGLLIAQAVGRLGNWFNQELFGGPTTLPWGLEIDAAHLPAGYAPGTLFHPTFLYELLWNLAGAALLIWLDRRFRLGHGRVFWLYVVVYTTGRLWIELVRIDPAHTIAGLRVNVWMSIIVGMGALVAFVVVGRRHPGRETGTRSADSAAPDPESPAPDATAPASTPAAEQ; this is encoded by the coding sequence GTGATCCTCTCCATCCCGAGTCCTTCCCAGGCGGTCTGGCACCTCGGACCGCTCCCGCTGCGCGCGTACGCGCTGTCGATCCTGGTCGGGATCGTGGTCGCGGTCCTGCTCACCCAGCGGCGCTGGAAGGAACGCGGCGGCGACCCGGACGAGGTGCTGGAGATCGTGTTCTGGGCGGTGCCCTTCGGCATCGTCGGCGGCCGGATCTACCACGTGATCACCAGCCCGGACCAGTACTTCGGCGCGGGGGGTGACCCCTGGAAGGCGTTCGCGATCTGGGAGGGCGGCCTCGGCATCTGGGGCGCGGTCGCCCTCGGCGCGGTCGGCGCGTACATCGGCTGCCGCCGGATGAAGGTCAGCTTCCCGGTGTTCGCCGACGCGCTCGCCCCCGGCCTGCTGATCGCGCAGGCCGTCGGCCGACTGGGCAACTGGTTCAACCAGGAGCTGTTCGGCGGCCCGACCACCCTGCCCTGGGGGCTGGAGATCGACGCCGCGCACCTGCCCGCCGGGTATGCCCCGGGCACGCTGTTCCACCCGACGTTCCTGTACGAGCTGCTGTGGAACCTGGCCGGTGCGGCGCTGCTGATCTGGCTCGACCGCCGCTTCCGGCTCGGCCACGGCCGGGTGTTCTGGCTGTACGTGGTCGTCTACACCACCGGTCGGCTCTGGATCGAACTGGTCCGGATCGACCCGGCGCACACCATCGCCGGACTGCGGGTCAACGTCTGGATGTCGATCATCGTCGGTATGGGGGCGCTGGTAGCGTTCGTCGTGGTCGGACGTCGTCATCCCGGACGCGAGACCGGAACCCGCTCCGCCGACTCGGCCGCACCTGATCCCGAGTCCCCGGCGCCCGACGCGACGGCCCCCGCCAGCACACCCGCGGCTGAGCAGTAG
- the trpA gene encoding tryptophan synthase subunit alpha produces MTTPQDVTTRNRTGATLDRLTQEGRAALVGYLPLGYPDLAGSVAAARTLVDNGVDIIELGLPYSDPVMDGPTIQHAVDQALAQGTRVRDVFGAVEQIAATGAPTLVMTYWNPVLRYGVDAFARDLAQAGGAGLITPDLIPDEGADWIAASTAHELDRVFLVAPSSTPERLAMTVAASEGFVYAASTMGVTGERTSVGAQAGRLVDATRAAGAARVCVGLGVSRPEQAADIARYADGVIVGSAFVRALDSGLDELGRVAAALAAGVADARL; encoded by the coding sequence GTGACGACGCCCCAGGACGTGACCACCCGGAACCGGACCGGCGCCACCCTGGACCGGCTCACGCAGGAGGGCCGTGCCGCACTGGTCGGCTACCTGCCGCTGGGCTACCCGGACCTGGCCGGATCGGTCGCCGCCGCCCGGACCCTGGTCGACAACGGCGTGGACATCATCGAGCTCGGCCTGCCCTACTCGGACCCGGTGATGGACGGCCCGACCATCCAGCACGCCGTGGACCAGGCACTGGCCCAGGGCACCCGGGTGCGGGACGTCTTCGGCGCGGTGGAGCAGATCGCCGCGACCGGTGCGCCCACCCTGGTGATGACCTACTGGAACCCGGTGCTGCGCTACGGCGTCGACGCCTTCGCGCGCGACCTGGCGCAGGCGGGTGGTGCGGGGCTGATCACCCCGGACCTGATCCCGGACGAGGGCGCCGACTGGATCGCCGCCTCCACCGCACACGAGCTGGACCGGGTGTTCCTGGTCGCGCCGTCCTCCACCCCGGAGCGGCTGGCGATGACGGTCGCCGCCTCGGAGGGCTTCGTCTATGCCGCCTCGACCATGGGCGTGACGGGAGAGCGGACCAGCGTGGGCGCACAGGCGGGCCGGTTGGTCGACGCCACCCGTGCCGCCGGCGCCGCGCGGGTCTGCGTCGGACTGGGTGTGTCCCGACCGGAGCAGGCGGCCGACATCGCCCGCTACGCGGACGGTGTGATCGTGGGCAGCGCCTTCGTGCGCGCACTGGACAGCGGACTGGACGAGCTGGGCCGGGTGGCGGCGGCGCTGGCCGCCGGGGTGGCCGACGCACGACTGTGA